The Bombus terrestris chromosome 9, iyBomTerr1.2, whole genome shotgun sequence genome contains a region encoding:
- the LOC100643125 gene encoding upstream stimulatory factor 2 isoform X1 translates to MDILEQHLEQQDVSTVNAKDDGGTGIVIEEAEIVDCEGEPVGEDGMRYQEALAYRVVQVNGATAGNEIELPVTQPGNNTVQVLTSPLNGQFYVIGNANDVFTTAQTSRSLVPRTTTLQIETPRNCTTVLKKRDDRRRATHNEVERRRRDKINNWITKLGKIIPECNAGANSTGSGSGEGKANYETQSKGGILSKACEYITELRAANQGLGQCLRDNEKLRQEITALKQVVTQLKRENLQLRSQMSSSTGTNVDVVHLSP, encoded by the exons atggataTTTTGGAGCAGCATCTCGAACAGCAGGATGTCAG CACTGTTAACGCGAAGGATGACGGGGGCACGGGAATTGTTATTGAGGAAGCGGAAATCGTGGATTGCGaag GAGAACCTGTCGGTGAAGATGGAATGCGTTACCAAGAAGCTCTTGCTTATAGAGTGGTCCAAGTAAATGGCGCTACTGCTGGCAATGAAATAGAACTGCCAGTTACCCAACCAGGAAATAATACTGTACAGGTCTTAACATCCCCATTGAATGGACAATTTTATGTCATTGGAAATGCTAATGATGTTTTCACTACTGCGCAAACATCTAGATCATTGGTTCCTAGGACCACTACATTACAAATAGAAACACCAAGAAATTGTACTACTGTTTTGAAAAag AGAGATGACAGAAGAAGAGCAACTCATAATGAAGTCGAACGTCGACGAAGAGACAAAATAAACAATTGGATTACAAAATTGGGAAAAATTATTCCCGAGTGTAATGCAGGTGCAAACAGCACTGGTAGTGGCAGTGGTGAAGGAAAGGCAAATTATGAAACTCAG AGCAAAGGTGGAATTTTATCAAAGGCCTGTGAATATATAACGGAATTAAGAGCAGCAAATCAGGGACTAGGTCAGTGTTTACGTgataatgaaaaattacgaCAAGAAATAACTGCTTTGAAACAAGTTGTTACACAATTGAAACGTGAGAATCTTCAGCTCAGGTCACAAATGTCATCCTCCACAGGAACGAATGTTGATGTTGTTCATTTGAGTCCTTAA
- the LOC100643125 gene encoding upstream stimulatory factor 2 isoform X2 codes for MRYQEALAYRVVQVNGATAGNEIELPVTQPGNNTVQVLTSPLNGQFYVIGNANDVFTTAQTSRSLVPRTTTLQIETPRNCTTVLKKRDDRRRATHNEVERRRRDKINNWITKLGKIIPECNAGANSTGSGSGEGKANYETQSKGGILSKACEYITELRAANQGLGQCLRDNEKLRQEITALKQVVTQLKRENLQLRSQMSSSTGTNVDVVHLSP; via the exons ATGCGTTACCAAGAAGCTCTTGCTTATAGAGTGGTCCAAGTAAATGGCGCTACTGCTGGCAATGAAATAGAACTGCCAGTTACCCAACCAGGAAATAATACTGTACAGGTCTTAACATCCCCATTGAATGGACAATTTTATGTCATTGGAAATGCTAATGATGTTTTCACTACTGCGCAAACATCTAGATCATTGGTTCCTAGGACCACTACATTACAAATAGAAACACCAAGAAATTGTACTACTGTTTTGAAAAag AGAGATGACAGAAGAAGAGCAACTCATAATGAAGTCGAACGTCGACGAAGAGACAAAATAAACAATTGGATTACAAAATTGGGAAAAATTATTCCCGAGTGTAATGCAGGTGCAAACAGCACTGGTAGTGGCAGTGGTGAAGGAAAGGCAAATTATGAAACTCAG AGCAAAGGTGGAATTTTATCAAAGGCCTGTGAATATATAACGGAATTAAGAGCAGCAAATCAGGGACTAGGTCAGTGTTTACGTgataatgaaaaattacgaCAAGAAATAACTGCTTTGAAACAAGTTGTTACACAATTGAAACGTGAGAATCTTCAGCTCAGGTCACAAATGTCATCCTCCACAGGAACGAATGTTGATGTTGTTCATTTGAGTCCTTAA
- the LOC100642889 gene encoding ubiquitin domain-containing protein UBFD1 yields the protein MEYVDAAKSKSNDNSCNSTPCAELVSNTNSNENLLVEKKDSTVKHQIRGIQKRDNNIATTSHDPPQENIDFKVIYNKQRINVNFPLDGTVAKLKAYLQNIISVPQSMQKVMIKGLAKNEQTLRSLGVTKGAKVMVVGSKLDDVLAISLPSKQDLLDEAASTTNKEPLSQQKIHRKVLDKGMPDDVMPGILDSKEPLPEFPLAGMLNKSGGKVRLTFKLEQDQLWIGTKERTDKIPMNSIKGVHSEPIHDHPEYHIMAIQLGTTEASRYWIYWVPAQYISAIKDAVLGKWCYF from the exons ATGGAGTACGTCG ATGCTGCAAAAAGTAAAAGCAACGACAATTCTTGTAACTCAACTCCTTGTGCTGAATTAGTATCAAATacaaattctaatgaaaatttacTGGTAGAAAAAAAAGATTCAACAGTAAAACATCAAATTCGAGGCATACAAAAGAGAGATAATAATATTGCAACTACCTCGCATGATCCACCCCAAGAGAACATAGACTTTAAAGTGATTTATAATAAACAAAGGATTAATGTAAATTTTCCACTTGATGGCACAGTGGCAAAACTAAAAGCTTATCTTCAAAATATCATATCTGTGCCACAATCTATGCAGAAAGTTATGATTAAAGGACTAGCCAAAAATGAACAAACATTAAGAAGTTTGGGTGTTACAAAAG GTGCCAAAGTGATGGTAGTAGGGTCAAAACTAGATGATGTATTAGCCATTTCACTTCCATCAAAACAGGATTTGTTAGATGAAGCTGCTTCCACCACAAATAAAGAACCTTTATCTCAGCAAAAAATACATAGGAAAGTATTAGATAAAGGTATGCCTGATGATGTGATGCCTGGTATATTAGATAGTAAG GAACCTCTACCAGAATTTCCATTGGCCGGTATGTTAAATAAATCTGGCGGTAAAGTTAGATTAACATTTAAATTGGAGCAAGATCAGCTTTGGATTGGTACAAAAGAAAGAACAGATAAAATACCCATGAATTCCATAAAAGGTGTACACAGTGAACCAATACATGATCATCCAGAATATCATATTATG GCTATACAATTAGGCACAACAGAAGCTTCGAGATACTGGATATATTGGGTTCCTGCACAATACATATCCGCTATAAAAGATGCTGTTCTTGGCAAGTGGTGCTACTTCTGA
- the LOC100642764 gene encoding uncharacterized protein LOC100642764, whose translation MEQSDNILEDIEEAFLVLTESFLEQGASLVDLKSASLENNIKNKRNHISHYLCSKKVLLALFTPIFCSILFKYLYFDIIRSIRETRCLIPNNYFIWEFTRPISNCDYCRDVTSALILPNLTREEFKQYAYSSRPMVIKYAASHWPASKVFSWKFFKDLYENIDGAYDSVDECQFLHFKSNLTNLRDVFAMTEERAMQHNGKDPWYVGWKNCHLQILDIMKRYYNLPHFLPEDAEVPYSNYVFLGYEEGAIMHLDYISRLMWQGQIIGNKTWSVAPTPECDTVCTRFNFTVYAGDIVLLDTRIWYHSTYVKGGNFSLTVTSEYG comes from the exons ATGGAACAGAGTGATAATATATTAGAAGATATAGAAGAAGCATTTCTAGTTTTAACAGAAAGCTTCCTGGAACAAGGTGCATCGTTAGTAGATCTTAAGTCTGCTAGTTtagaaaataacataaaaaataaaaggaaccATATCTCACATTACTTGTGTTCTAAAAAGGTTCTTCTTGCCTTATTCACACCAATATTTTGTAgcatactttttaaatatttatattttgatataatcAGAAGCATTCGTGAAACTAGATGCTTAATaccaaataattatttcatatgGGAATTTACAAGACCGATATCAAATTGTGATTATTGTCGGGATGTTACTTCAGCACTGATCTTGCCAAATTTAACAAGAGAAGAATTCAAACAATATGCCTATTCTTCTAGACCTATGGTGATAAAATATGCTGCAAGTCATTGGCCAGCTTCAAAGGTATTTAGCTGGAAATTCTTCAAAGATTTATATGAGAATATTGATGGTGCTTATGATTCGGTAGATGAATGTCAGTTCTTGCATTTCAAAAGTAATCTTACCAATTTACGTGATGTTTTTGCAATGACTGAAGAAAGAGCTATGCAGCATAATGGTAAAGATCCTTGGTATGTTGGTTGGAAAAATTGTCACCTTCAGATTTTGGATATTATGAAACGGTACTACAATCTACCTCATTTTTTACCAGAGGATGCGGAGGTTCCTTATTCCAATTATGTTTTTTTAGGATATGAAGAAGGTGCCATTATGCAT CTAGATTATATTTCGCGTCTAATGTGGCAAGGGCAAATTATAGGCAATAAAACGTGGAGCGTCGCTCCGACTCCGGAATGTGATACTGTTTGTACGCGTTTTAATTTTACTGTTTATGCTGGAGATATTGTTTTGTTGGATACAAGAATTTGGTATCATAGCACTTATGTGAAAGGAGGAAACTTTAGCTTGACAGTCACTTCAGAGTACGGATAg
- the LOC100642645 gene encoding WW domain-binding protein 2 isoform X2 produces MSLNTAHANGGVLIHAGECILLFCDNVTMEFHGPEQVEFAGTKYGRLYLTTHRMIFNAKDLKERMQSFSFPFITLCDVEIEQPIFGANYIKGKCRAQPNGNWIGECKFKLHFKSGGAIEFGQAMLRAAAMAQRNGPANDAPPPYQPPTSNWYAAPPPAYQATQTGYYGWLPQNDAFSHTPPANSVYMTDMPPPYPGINTPYQGYANVPPQGAWGTSSQQPNWTPPQQNGAPGWANPSYNAQPMSQADAKAAEAAQSAYYDPNRPQCAYVPPPAYYESPPSFQQATEKKDQ; encoded by the exons atgtcGTTAAATACAGCGCACGCTAACGGGGGCGTTTTAATACACGCCGGAGAATG catattattattttgtgaCAATGTCACAATGGAATTCCATGGACCAGAACAAGTGGAATTTGCTGGTACCAAATATGGTAGATTATACCTGACCACCCATCGAATGATTTTTAATGCCAAAGATCTCAAAGAAAGGATGCAGTCGTTTAGTTTTccttttataacattatgtgaTGTTGAAATAGAACAGCCAATATTTGGTGCTAATTACATCAAAGGTAAATGCCGTGCTCAGCCAAATGGCAATTGGATTGGAGAATGCAAGTTTAAGTTGCATTTCAAAAGTGGTGGTGCAATAGAATTTGGTCAAGCTATGTTAAGAGCAGCAGCAATGG CTCAGCGTAATGGACCAGCAAATGATGCTCCACCACCATATCAACCACCAACATCAAATTGGTATGCAGCTCCACCACCTGCTTACCAAGCAACACAGACTGGTTATTATGGGTGGCTTCCACAAAATGATGCATTTTCACATACTCCACCAG CAAACAGTGTATATATGACGGATATGCCACCTCCATATCCTGGTATAAATACACCTTATCAAGGATATGCAAACGTACCGCCACAAGGTGCATGGGGCACTTCCAGTCAACAACCTAATTGGACACCACCTCAACAAAATGGAGCACCTGGGTGGGCTAATCCAAGTTATAATGCCCAACCAATGTCCCAAGCAG ATGCAAAAGCAGCAGAAGCTGCTCAAAGTGCATATTATGATCCAAACAGACCCCAGTGCGCCTATGTTCCACCTCCTGCATACTAT GAAAGTCCACCAAGTTTTCAACAGGCAACAGAGAAAAAGGATCAGTAG
- the LOC100642645 gene encoding WW domain-binding protein 2 isoform X1, giving the protein MSLNTAHANGGVLIHAGECILLFCDNVTMEFHGPEQVEFAGTKYGRLYLTTHRMIFNAKDLKERMQSFSFPFITLCDVEIEQPIFGANYIKGKCRAQPNGNWIGECKFKLHFKSGGAIEFGQAMLRAAAMAQRNGPANDAPPPYQPPTSNWYAAPPPAYQATQTGYYGWLPQNDAFSHTPPANSVYMTDMPPPYPGINTPYQGYANVPPQGAWGTSSQQPNWTPPQQNGAPGWANPSYNAQPMSQAGAYPNYGQPAYNSYPQNPPPYTPYSQGNNYTQSGYYPQQNPYNPYPPNY; this is encoded by the exons atgtcGTTAAATACAGCGCACGCTAACGGGGGCGTTTTAATACACGCCGGAGAATG catattattattttgtgaCAATGTCACAATGGAATTCCATGGACCAGAACAAGTGGAATTTGCTGGTACCAAATATGGTAGATTATACCTGACCACCCATCGAATGATTTTTAATGCCAAAGATCTCAAAGAAAGGATGCAGTCGTTTAGTTTTccttttataacattatgtgaTGTTGAAATAGAACAGCCAATATTTGGTGCTAATTACATCAAAGGTAAATGCCGTGCTCAGCCAAATGGCAATTGGATTGGAGAATGCAAGTTTAAGTTGCATTTCAAAAGTGGTGGTGCAATAGAATTTGGTCAAGCTATGTTAAGAGCAGCAGCAATGG CTCAGCGTAATGGACCAGCAAATGATGCTCCACCACCATATCAACCACCAACATCAAATTGGTATGCAGCTCCACCACCTGCTTACCAAGCAACACAGACTGGTTATTATGGGTGGCTTCCACAAAATGATGCATTTTCACATACTCCACCAG CAAACAGTGTATATATGACGGATATGCCACCTCCATATCCTGGTATAAATACACCTTATCAAGGATATGCAAACGTACCGCCACAAGGTGCATGGGGCACTTCCAGTCAACAACCTAATTGGACACCACCTCAACAAAATGGAGCACCTGGGTGGGCTAATCCAAGTTATAATGCCCAACCAATGTCCCAAGCAGGTGCGTATCCAAACTATGGACAGCCAGCATATAACAGTTATCCACAAAATCCTCCACCATATACTCCATATTCTCAAGGTAATAATTATACACAGTCTGGCTATTACCCACAACAAAATCCTTACAATCCATATCCACctaattactaa
- the LOC100642289 gene encoding equilibrative nucleoside transporter 4 → MDENLSRGYVQLGKARGMNEFKFSNGFTHLSPPVDKCNFIYSALMLGGIGFLLPYNSFIIAADFFQARYPGTTIIFDMSVVYIIMAFFAVFANNILIETLSLNTRITFGYLVAFVTLNFVVISEIWWEPFNVATSYTINLVVVAIVSLGCTVQQSSFYGYTSMLPSQYTQAVMIGESIAGFWVSINRILTKFLVDDERSNTSMFFVLSNSTILMCFLLNQKVRKTDFVQFYITLCQERNRITLEPTENVGLMDPLDQVGDPSKGQYGVLKIQTSPLGNESASGNTELNGTNQYSPFSFSNPVYEPGAPSGNPPGSAGPTYKVEDVVVMRGTYGTQTSKPWTEIKKGFLARLEVAKIIYPYMASIGLAYFVTLCLYPGIMSEIISCELGSWMPVILMTAFNTSDVLGKILASIPYDWKRTQLLSFASVRVILIPLFLLCALPRSAPIFSGEGYPLLLSCLLGVTNGIVGSVPMMQAPTKVPEGHRELAGNIMTLSYTTGLTVGSLFAYILDTGFELPIQSKDVCFNALNSSVMPLNYTTPNILTTIMSSALPTLENVTPKVKTTVTVLSTILTSTLMSNNTTVSTLTSGVMEASTTISPKMFVNVTASVNNAILQH, encoded by the exons ATGGATGAAAATTTGAGCCGGGGCTACGTGCAGTTAGGGAAAGCGAGGGGCATGaacgaattcaaattttccaatgGATTCACTCATCTGTCACCGCCTGTTGACAAATGCAACTTCATCTACTCCGCCCTTATGCTTGGCGGCATAGGATTCCTCTTGCCGTACAACAG TTTCATCATAGCGGCGGACTTTTTTCAAGCGAGGTATCCCGGAACTACTATAATATTCGATATGTCAGTTGTCTACATTATCATGGCCTTTTTCGCGGtttttgcaaataatattttgatcGAAACATTGTCCCTAAACACACGGATAACATTTG GATATCTGGTAGCCTTCGTCACCTTAAATTTTGTTGTGATTTCCGAGATCTGGTGGGAGCCTTTTAACGTGGCTACTTCTTACACGATTAATTTAGTCGTCGTTGCGATAGTATCGCTGGGCTGTACCG ttcAACAATCGAGCTTTTACGGATACACTTCCATGCTTCCCAGTCAATACACACAGGCGGTGATGATTGGAGAAA GCATTGCTGGTTTTTGGGTATCAATCAATCGAATATTAACAAAGTTTTTGGTTGACGATGAACGTAGCAACACATCtatgtttttcgttttatcgaaTAGCACGATTCTAATGTGCTTCTTACTAAACCAAAAAGTTCGCAAGACTGATTTCGTGCagttttatataacattatgtcaAGAAAGAAATCGAATTACATTAGAACCGACGGAAAATGTTGGTTTG ATGGATCCATTGGATCAGGTCGGGGACCCTTCGAAAGGTCAGTATGGGGTTCTAAAGATTCAGACTAGTCCTTTAGGAAATGAATCTGCAAGTGGAAACACCGAGCTAAATg gaACAAATCAGTATTCACCATTCTCATTCAGTAACCCAGTATATGAACCTGGCGCGCCATCAGGAAATCCTCCTGGTAGCGCTGGTCCTACATACAAAGTTGAAGATGTAGTTGTTATGAGAGGAACGTATGGAACTCAAACTAGTAAACCGTGGACTGAAATCAAAA AGGGTTTTCTTGCAAGACTTGAAGTGGCAAAAATAATATACCCATATATGGCTAGTATTGGTCTGGCATACTTTGTAACACTTTGTTTGTACCCTGGAATTATGTCAGAAATTATTTCTTGTGAGCTTGGATCATGGATGCCGGTAATTTTGATGACAGCGTTTAATACTTCTGATGTATTGGGCAAG atACTTGCTTCGATTCCTTATGATTGGAAACGTACACAGTTACTATCATTTGCGAGTGTTAGAGTTATATTGATTCCTTTATTTCTACTTTGTGCATTACCTAGAAGTGCTCCAATATTTTCTGGAGAGGGATATCCATTGCTACTTTCTTGCTTGCTTGGCGTGACAAATGGCATCGTTGGATCGGTACCAATGATGCAGGCACCTACCAAAGTACCGGAGGGACATCGTGAATTAGCAg GGAATATTATGACTTTGTCATATACTACAGGTTTGACAGTAGGCTCGTTATTCGCATACATACTGGATACTGGTTTCGAACTACCAATCCAGTCGAAAGATGTATGTTTTAATGCATTAAATTCATCAGTAATGCCACTTAATTATACAACACCAAACATTTTAACAACTATTATGTCTTCCGCATTACCCACGTTAGAAAACGTTACACCAAAGGTAAAAACTACTGTAACTGTCTTGTCAACTATTTTAACATCCACTTTGATGTCTAATAATACTACCGTTAGTACATTAACTAGTGGTGTGATGGAAGCATCAACGACTATATCCCCGAAGATGTTTGTTAACGTTACCGCTTCAGTTAATAATGCAATTTTACAACACTAG